The stretch of DNA ACGGTACGGCCCTCGAGGTCGTTGCTGAACAGGGGCTCGGAGGAGGACGCGGTGTCCACGGTATCCATTCGTTGAGGTCCTAATTGACGTGGTCAGGGTGGGAACCGGTGCGGAAGCCGCGCTCCAGCGCGGCAATATCGGCAAGATCCGCGGCCGAGAGTTCGAAGTCGAACACGGCCCGGTTTTCCTGGATCCGGTCCGACGAGCTGGCCTTGGGGACGGTGATGTTGTCCAGCTGGAGCTGCCACCGCAGGATGATCTGGGCCGGGGTGCGTTCATGTTCGGCGGCCAGGGCCAGGATGACCGGGTCACGCAGTACCTGGCCCCGCCCCAGCGGGCTCCATGCCTCCGTGCGGATGCCGAGCGTGTCGTGCTTCTTCCGGAGTTCAGCCTGCTGCAGCCAGGGGTGAAGTTCGATCTGGTTGACTGCCGGGACCACCTCGGCGGTCTCCATCAGCCGGTCCAGATGGTCGGGCTGGAAGTTTGATACGCCGATCGCCCGGACCTTGCCTTCGTGGTAGAGCGTTTCCAGAGCCCGGTAGGTCTCCGTAAAGAGCCCTTTCCCGGGGCAGGGCCAGTGGATCAGGTACAGGTCAATGTACTCGAGGCCAAGGTTCGCCATGGACGTATGGAACGCCCGCAGCGTGGCATCGTACCCGTGATCGTCGTTCCAGACCTTGGTCGTGACGAAGAGATCCTCCCGGGACAGGGCCGGGGACAGTTCGCCGGATCCGCCGCCGGCGCCGTGGAACCGCTCAAGGCCCGCGATAGCCTTGCCCACCCCGGTTTCATTGCCGTACATGGCTGCCGTGTCGAAGTGCCGGTAGCCTGCTTCCAGAGCCATGGTCACAAGTCCGGTGGCGTCCCCGGGCGGTACTTTATACAGCCCGAATCCCAGGCGGTCGATCAGCACGCCGTTGTTCAGGGGGGTCCGGGGGGAAATTCTCATAGCAACGACTCTACCCATTGCCCGGGAAGTTGCCCGGGATGCGGGCCGCCGGCGTGCACTTTCCGTTCCGATCATTTCTGCATAATGCTTGACTCCATTTTGGATTATTCCAAACAATAGTCTTGAACGTTCGACGCGTCCTTATTGAGCGCCGCGCACGGCAAACCCAAGGAGCAGCGTTGGGCCACAAATGTTTAGCCCGGAACCCGGACCGACCGGGCACCCGCCCGCCGGAA from Arthrobacter sp. B3I9 encodes:
- a CDS encoding aldo/keto reductase — protein: MRISPRTPLNNGVLIDRLGFGLYKVPPGDATGLVTMALEAGYRHFDTAAMYGNETGVGKAIAGLERFHGAGGGSGELSPALSREDLFVTTKVWNDDHGYDATLRAFHTSMANLGLEYIDLYLIHWPCPGKGLFTETYRALETLYHEGKVRAIGVSNFQPDHLDRLMETAEVVPAVNQIELHPWLQQAELRKKHDTLGIRTEAWSPLGRGQVLRDPVILALAAEHERTPAQIILRWQLQLDNITVPKASSSDRIQENRAVFDFELSAADLADIAALERGFRTGSHPDHVN